Below is a genomic region from Methanobacterium sp..
ACCATAACATCCAAATGCTTCACACCAAGGAGTTATATTCCCAGCTAATGATTTCATGTATTCTTTCTTTAAAAATTCTGAGCTAACACCCGCATTTATATTTTTCCATGGTAATTCATCTTCAAGACCAAGTTTAAAATCAATATTTGCCCATTCTTTAAACTTCAATTTTCGTTTATAGGTCTTTTCAATCATGTCCCCCATTCCCTCGTCACCTATAGACAGGATATGCTGTATAAAAGCACCTTCCAAATTTTCAACCTTTAAATTGACATTTTGGAGATTTTTGTTTAAATATTCAAATTTAACACTCAGATCATTGAAATCAAAGCTCTCCCATTGAAATGGAGTATGCGGCTTGGGAATAAATGGATTTACACTTATTCTAACTGCATTTTTCTTTTTGCTCATTTTACGTATGCTTTTTATAAATTCAACCATTTCTGCTACATCTTCCATAGTTTCAGTGGGCAGACCAGTTAAAAAATAGAGTTTAACATTCATATTCCTTTTAAATGCTCTTTTTACAACATTGTAAATCGCCTGATCAAGTATGGGTTTATTTAAAACTTTTCGAAGACCCCACGTAGACTCTGGAGCTATTGTTATGGTTTTAAGCCCGCTTCTCTGTAAAATATCCATTAAATTATCAGTGAGTGATTCTATCCTCATAGATGGACTTGTAATTTTAAATCCCATTTCAAGCAGGCCTTCGCAAAGCTCTTCTAGTTTAGAATATCCTGAAACATCTGCCCCTATAAGTGCTATTTTATTAAATCCTGTAGCTTTCTTACCTTTCTCGGCTATTTTAAAAAGCTTTTTAAGAGATGTTTCTCGCCTAGGCCGATAAAGGCATCCTGCCATACAGAATCTGCAGCCCCTTGTACATCCCCGTGACACTCCCAGAAGAAAAGCATCCCCAAATGCAGGTACAAATTTTTTATCATCAGTTTGAGGAACAATTTGTCTTACTGGATGACATGCATTGTCCATATTCTCTACAATGGCCATTTTTACAGGGTTATCCGGTACATAAACACCTTTTATATCTAAGAAAGCATCGATTTCTCTTCTTGGATCATCAAGTTCCATGTAAAGGTCCAATACTTCATCTAAAATGACTTCTGCTTCCCCTATAACGAAAAGATCAATGAATTTACTCATTGGAAGAGGATTTGAACTTGCACACGGACCTCCCGCAATTATAAAAGGATCATCTTTATTTCTATTTTCTTTACGAGCTTCAATTCCCGCATTATCCAGCATTTTAAGTACATTAAAGTAATCCTGCTCGTATTGAAGTGAAAAGCTAATAATATCAAAATCAGCGAGTTTTGTATTTGATTCTAAACTTTCAACATAGGGATAAACTACCCGTTCACAGTAAACATCTTCTCTAGAATTTAGGAAGTCATATATAATATGAAAACCAAGTGAGGACATCGCAGCCTTATATAAATTGGGGTAGCAGGATGCAAATCTTAAGTCCACTTTTCTTGGATTCTTTATTACCACGTTATGTTCCATCAGCATAATTTATAATTTAACTTAAAGCATAATAACAATATCTAACAATCTCAAAAAAATAAAATTTTTTTGATTTAGAAAATTCAAAGCATAAACTTTGGAATTTTTCAACTGAATTTTAGATATTTATCTGGATAAAATAGTTATTTAAGCCAAATATTTAAAAACAAAAGGGTAGAATGAATGAAATATAAAAGAGTAGCCGTAGGAGGCACATTTGATCATTTTCATAAGGGCCACGAGAAATTGCTCAATAAAGCATTTGAGATTGGCCAGTATATATTAGTTGGAGTTACATCTAACGAATTTGGAGGTAGGAAAGGTAATATTGAACCATGTTCCCAAAGAATGTCTGAATTAGAACATTTTTTGCAGAAATTCGGTTCACGATACACGGTAAAAAGGTTGGAAAACCACTACGGCCCAACTGTTCATGACGATCAGATGGATGCAATAGTCGTTAGTAACGAAACAGAACCAGTAGCACATAAAATCAACGAAATACGAGAACAAAAAGGAATTAAACCCCTCAAAATTTTCGTTATTGGTTGGGTACTTGCAGAGGACGGGAAACCAATTTCTTCAACCAGAATAAGAAATGGAGAAATAGACCGGAACGGCAAAGTTCTTAAATAGCATATCTTAAATTTTATACTCTAATTTTAAAGGTGTATAATATGAAAGTTGCAGTCGGATCCAGAAACCCTGTAAAAGTCAACGCTACAAAAAATGTCCTTGATAAAATCTACGGCGAAGTTGATGTTGTATCAATTGATGCGGATTCAGGAGTGCCAGATCAACCCTTTGGTATAGATCAAACCATTCAAGGGGCCATTAATAGGGCGAAAAATGCATATTCTGATGAATTTGACATAAGTGTTGGAATAGAATCAGGATTGATGGAAACACCCAATTCTTTAACGGGTTACATCGATTTACAGTGGTGCGCTGTTTTTGATGGGGAAAAAATAACGCTCGGCGTAAGTTCTGGCTTTGAATATCCTCCAGCGGTCATTGAAGAAGTTTTAAACGGTAAAGAAGTTGGAGACGTTATGGATGAAGTAACCGGCGTAACTAACCTTGGACAAAAAACTGGTGCAGTTAGCTACCTTTCAAAAGGGATGCTTGACAGGACGGAAAATACGGAGCAGTGCGTCTTAACTGCTATGATTCCAAGAATGAATGAAGGTATTTATTTTAAGTAATTTAGTATCAGATCAATTTAAATAACTTTATAATATAAAGTAATTTAATGAACTTAAATCGTATAAAGCATAATTTAGACCTGATTTCAGTTCTAATAATTTATTTTATAATTGGTTTCTTTTTGATCAACTATTATCAGTATAGTCTCAACGCGGACAGCATATCTTATATCACCATTGCTCAAGAGTATTTAAATGGAAATTTTGCAGATGCAGTTAATGGATATTGGAGTCCTCTTTTTTCATGGCTACTAATTCCCTTTTTACCATTTAGTTCAAGCCCTCAATTTAATATTTATTTAGCAAGAGTTCTTTCTTTAATTACAGGAGTTTTAACTATAGTTGGAATAGATTTACTTATTTCACGCTTTGAAATAGATAAAACATCCAAAACTCTGGTGCTTTTCTCATTAATTCCCATCATATTATCTTTTCTATTCGGCCTTATTTCTCCAGATCTGCTGGTAACTACCCTACTCCTCTATTATTTATACGTTATATTTGACCCAGATTATCCAAATAAAAAATATGCAGGCATATCATGCGGAATTCTAGGAGCACTGGCATATTTGAGCAAAAGTTATGCTTTACCTTTGTTTTTAGCCCATTTTTTGTTGTTTAATTTAGTTTACTATTTTAAAAGTACCGATAACAAAAAACAGCACAAAATATTTAAAAACCTCATATTAGGCTTATTGATTTTCTTAATTATAAGTGGAGTCTGGATCGCTTTAATAAGTGATAAATACGAAAAACCAACATTTGGAACTGCAGGAAACTACAATCAGGAATTAGTAGGTCCACAATCCCAGGGACATTTTGTTTATTATGATGGGATTATTGAGCCCCCAAATGAATTCGCAATTAGTGCATGGGAAGATCCTTCTTACTTTAAAATGAAATCATGGAATGCTTTGGAATCCTGGGACAATTTTAAACATCAAATTACATTAATTCTAAATAATATAATTAAAATAATCAGCATATTTGAAGTTGCTTCTCTCTTCTCCATAATAATTTTTATTACAAGCATCATCATGATCTTTAGATTAAGACTCAATAATACATCAAAAAATAAACTAATTTATTTAATAACAACCATACTACTTTATTTAGGAGGATACAGTTTAGTTTTAATTGAACCCCGATATTTATGGCCAGTTAATATTTTATTGTTAATAATGGGCGTGTATTTACTCAATTTACTGTTTGAAATAGGTTATTTAAAAAGTACTATCAAAAATATCCTACTGGCATTTTTAATCCTCTCATTTGTAGTAAATCCAATTAATGCTTTGATTCTAAATTTAGATATAGGCAAAGACAGTTATACTTTAAGTGAAGTATTAAAACACTGCAACGTACAGGGTAATTTAGCATCGAATGATGAATGGAGGGTGTCTGATTATATAGCTTACTATACAAGCAGTAAATATTACGGCCAAACTAAAAATGAAAGTTATAATGATCTTAAGAAAGAATTAAAAGATAATGACATTGATTATTACCTCGTTTGGGGAAATCCAAATGAAAATATTAATTTATCACGTGATTTTAAAGAAGTGACCAATGGAACATTTAACCTTTTGAGGGTTTACTCCATAAACAAGGAATAATTGTAAACAGCAATTTACAGTAAAAATAACAATTAAAACATAACTAAACTTAAGAATGTAAAATAATAGTTTAATCTATGGTTCCAAAAGTCATATTAAATTTAACACAAAACAATAACTTATAAAACTACTAACAGGGTTTATACTATGGGCAGTTTATCTAATTCACATGATATCTTTAAGAAATACTGCAGCTACATTTTACTGGCTACTTTAGTAATAATTGTAAGCTTAATAACTTATTACAGGATAAAAATTCAGATTGATATTGGACCAATATGGGACACCTATGATTTCCTGTCAAATGCACTCTTATTTGCAGGTCAAGGTACAGGTTATTCAGATCTAACCAGACCACCTGTTCTTTCATTTTTGACTTCCATTTTATTTAGATTAGGATACACCTATTCTACATCCATCTTCATTATAGATGGCTTGCTGTTTATTTTTGGAGTTATTGGGCTTTTTTTACTTCTAAAAATACAGTTTAATGATACCCTAAGCTTTTTAGGTAGTTTACTTTATGCAACTTTCCCCATTGTTATTTCATTTGTAGGGGTTGGCCTTTCCGATATCTCCAGCGTTTCATTTACAATATGGGCAATTTATTTCACAATTTTGGCTGTTAAAAGAAATTCAAAGTTTTTTTATCTGTCATTTCCCTTAATGATGTTAGCTTTTTTAACCAGATATCCTTCGGCACTCATAATATTTCCAGCAGCACTCTACATTCTAATAAATATGAAATCCGTTAAAATTAAAGATGCAATAATTGGAATTAGTGCATCTCTTTTATTATTGATTCCTGTTCTCATTTTCTTTTATGAAGTATTCGGAAATCCATTTTATTCATTTCTCAATTTCTTTGGCTCAAGTTCAGGAACTGTTTCAACAGGAACATTCACATATAATTCCAACATTTTTTATTTCATAGAACAACTACCGTCATTTATTGGAGCTCAAGGCGTTACAGTCTTCATTATCACCATACTCTGTTTCATAATGTATGAATTCATGAATTTTAAAAGAAGTAAATCCAAAAAACTATTTAATATACCCCAAATTGATAAAAACACGAAAATAAAGCTAATACTATTTACCATTTTAACACTTGTTTTTCTAGGAACTTTTGGCAGGTTATTCTGGATGGAAAGTGAAGTATTGTTCTTTTTAATGGGTTACATATCATATAATCTGTCAAAAAATTTGAATATAAAAAATATTGATATACATTTGCTTATATTTACATGGTTCATGGCATTTTTCATATTCCACAGCGTTTATGTTATTAAGGATGATAGATATTTTGTTACAATGGCTCCTGCAGTTGTATACTTCTTAATATTTGGCCTAAATACTATTTCAAATAGAATAGAGCTTAAAATTAAAAATATAAATGTAACTTCATATTTATTTTCCATCATTCTGATTTCTATGATTTTTGTATCCCTTACATTTTATTTACCCGGCATTCAAGAAGAAAATAATAATCATAAAATTGTGGATGAAAATATTGGTTTAGCAAGCCAGTGGCTTACAAATTATGACCAGGATTATAAGAACAAGGTAATTTATTCCGATTTATGGCCTTATTCTGGTTGGTATTTAAAAACTAATGTGAAAATAACACCAACGTCTAAGGATGGTCAAAGGTATTACGGTGATATTAAAAACTATACCTTCAGCCAACAGGATTTTAACAACTTTTTAGTGAACAATAACGCATATTACTATTTCTCTATTTTGCACAGGTTAAATTTAACTTCTTATCAACCGATTAAACAATTTGGAAATGTAACTATCTATAAAAAGTTATAATTTTATATGTTTAATAGAATTTAATGAATTTAGGTAGATATTATGAAAATTTGTTTCGTTTCAACGATGTTTCCAAAATATAAAGGAGATTATTATGGCTCTTTTGTTTTCAATGATGCCAGAATGCTTGTAAAAAAGGGATTTGAAGTTCATGTAGTCACTCAACATAACCCCCATATACCTTATGAAGAAATAATGGATGGGATTTATGTCCACAGGTTTAAATGGGTAGAACCGAAAGAATTTAAGGCACTTATCCATTTTAAAGGCTTAAAGGATAAGTTCAGGCTTATAACTTATCTTATTTCACTTTTTTTTAATCTATTTATAATTTGTAGAAGATATAACCTAAATCTTATTCATGCTCATCATGCCATACCAACAGGCCTAATCGGGGTAATAATTGCAAAAATTACCAGAATACCTATATTTATAACAACTCACGGAATGGATATAACAACTCATGGAGTAGAAGAAGGATCACTTAAAAATGTGGCAAATTTTGAAGAACATTTCTTTTTTAAACATTTGCTTTCTTTCTCATTAATTAACTGTGATAAAATCCTCCCTGTTAGTAATGACTTAGAAAAAAGGATAGTATCCCTTGGAGCAAAAGAAAAGAAAATAACTGTTTTAAGAAATGCAGCAGATATTGACAGATTTAAACCAGCACAAAATATAAAAATTCGTAATAAATACCAGATCAAAAAGGAAGACGTGCTCATCCTATATGTAGGACATCTTGAAGATTTTAAGGGCCTTTTCGAATTGATTCATGCATTTAATAATATAAAAAGAGAAAACAAAAGCGCAAAACTTATGTTAATAGGTGAAGGGTCTCAAAAACATAAAGCTATAAAAGAAATCTCACTATTATCAGAAAAATCTGTGATATTTACAGGAAAGATACCTCCCACAGATATTCATGAATATTATCAAGCGGCAGACATATTTGTACTCCCATCCCATACTGATGCGGGAGGTCCTCCAGTAGTGTTTATAGAAGCAATGGCTTGTGGCCTTCCAGTTATTGGTACTAACGTGGGAGGAATTCCTGAAGGGATTGAAAATGGAGTAAATGGATTTATTGTACCTCCAAAAAATGTTGATGAATTAGCTAAAAAGTTAGAGATTCTTGTAAAAAATGAAAACTTAAGAAAAGAATTCGGAAGCAATTCTTTAAAAAAAATAAATGGAAATTCAATGACATTAGAAAAAAAAGCAGAAAAGCTAATCAAATTATACAAAAATCAAATTAAAAATCATTCAGAATAGTTCTTATACCATTAAATAGTCCTTTGTAATAAGCCATGAACAATTCTGTTTTTCTATAATAAATACTCAAAAATAGAGGAAGTACCAATGCACCTACTGCTTGATACATTATGAAAAATACAAAATTGGTCTTATTTGCCCATCTTTTCATAAGTAACCATCTATTTCTAGTTATGTAATATAAACCAACTTTCCCTTTTATTCCTCCACCAGATTTAGATATTTTATGCCAGATTTTCCCTTTTGGAGCAAAAACACTTTTATAACCTATCTTAGATGCATCAAGTGTCCAGTCTATCTCCTCAAAATATAAAAAGAATTTTTTATCAATTAATCCTATTTTATCAATTACTTCTCTTTTTATAAGAAATGCACACCCACTGGCATATTCCATTTCAGCAATTTTATTGTATTGTCCATTGTCTATTTCATTATAACCTATATTAAGACCTCTACAGAATTTCCATGAGATTTTACCCCTTGCAAACCAGATTCTGTTTGGTTCATCATAATAATAGATTTTTGGTCCAGTAATGCCTATTTTATCATCACTTTCAGAAACTTTTAACATTTCAATTAAAAAATTTTTGTCAACCACAGTATCATTATTTAAAAGCAAAATATAATCGGGATCCAGATTTTCCAATGCATATCTAATTCCAATATTATTTCCTTCAGCAAATCCTAAGTTTTCATCATTTTTAATAAGATTAAGTTTCCTTGATGAAGATAAATCAATTTTATTTCTAGTATTAATATCAACATTAGGCTCTAAAACAAGTATAGGCTTGTTAGAGTTATCATATTCAAAAAAGGGTGATTCTATCTTTAGTTCACCATTGCAATATTCCTTAATTTTATTTAAGGAATCATTAGTAGAAGCATTATCTACAACAATAACATCATAATTATGATAATTATTTTGATATATAGATTCTAAGCATTCAATAGTATCTTGCCATCCATTCCAGTTGAGTATCACTATTGATACTTTAGGATTCATGTTTAAACTTCCTTTTAAAAACCATACGCGTTTTTCTTGCATTTAGTTTATTTAAAAACATTTGCAGGATTAATATAAATGTATACTTCTGTAAAAACAAAGGATATTTAGTATTCCAATTACCACATGTAGTATAAATCTGTTTCAAGTATGAATGTTTTTTAAGTACCTTATTAAGCGTGCAAAAATAATTTTTTGATATTGCTCCTGTGCTTTTATGATACACAGCCAAAGGCATTACATAACTCTTCAAACCTTTCGATTTAATATTTAAACAATATTCAACCACATATAAGTCCCATTTTGGGCAGGTAATCTCATCAAATTTAAATTTCTCAAAAATATACATGGGAATAATAATTAAACATTCATCTAACGTTTGCACAATTTCTGATCTCTTAATTGGATTTCCCCATCCCCATTTTTCAGGCGGATTTCCATGAATTAATGTATTTTTACCCCTTTCACCATTATTAACCCCTTTATCAGACATCCCCACTATTCCTGCAACTGCTTTATCTTTCAGTGATTTTAAAATTTTTTCAGCGTCATTTAACCACGTGCTGGAGCATAAAGATACATCTTGATGGACAAACATGATGTATTCACCTTTTGCTTTTTCTCCACCATAATTTAGGGCTTCAGCTGCAGATTTAAACTTTATTTTTGAATTATCTATTAAAATTAGCTCATATAATTCATTTTGATTTTCTAAGCTGTTTAGCAAGCATTCGTCCAAAATTTCTTTATTATTGTAAACACAAATAATTGAAATCATTTTAATCATATCTTTTATACTTTTCAAGGAATTAAGATTCTAAAGATTTTAAAAATATATTATAAGATTTTTTACCAAAAAAAGACAGAATAAATGCTGTTAAATATCTTAACTTAAAGGGGTTAGCAATAATTGCTTTCCTTAAATATTTGCGGGATTTCTTCTCTTCTCTGCCTAAAAAAGCATACAATCCAATAGTAGCATAGTTAACTGCCAATGTTTCATTATTTTTATCAAAATCTTCAAAGTGTTCTTCTAAAATTAATTCTGAAGATTTTGTTAAGTTATAATAATTGATTGATGCACTATCTGACGAACAATAAGCAAGTGATAATGGTTCATCTATAAACTTAAAGCAAAAATGTTTTGAAATTCTAATGTAAAGTTCCCAATCTTCTAAACTCTGCAAACTCTCATTGAATAAACCCACTTTTTCAAAACAAGTTTTTCTAATTACAGTCAAACCACTTACAAAATTACCTGCAAGTAGTTCATTATGAACATTGCCTTCTTTTTTCGTGATTTGAAGATGAGGCACATATCTCTTTTCATTATTCTTAATATACCATAGCCCTGAATAAACAACGCCCACATTCACAGTCGAATTCCCAAATGCCCCTATTTCTTTTTCAAGTTTTTCAGGGAGCCATTCATCATCACTATCCTGAAAAGCAATGAAATCTGCTTTAGAACATTTAATTCCAGTGTTTCTTGCAGCTGCAGCACCTTTGTTTTGTTTATGTTTGATATATTTTATTCTATTTTCATTAAAACTTTCAATGATTTCTTTTGTATTATCAATTGACCCGTCGTCTACAATAATAATCTCAAAATTTTGATATGTTTGGTTTAGAACACTTTTAATGGATCTTTTTATTAAATAGGCTCTGTTATACGTAGGAATAATTACACTTACAAGTGGGTTAGTTTTATTGTCTATCATTTAATCTCCGTTGAATTGTCTTATTGCTAACTTATCTTCAATTTAAAGTTTAAGCAGTTATAAATATTATCCATACAATTAGAATTAAATAAAGTTTTAATGATATGAATTATTTATCTAACCAATACTGTTCCTTTCCTGTTTTAAGAGATTCAATAACCTTGAGTGAACAAATAGTTGCATTAATTCCATCTTCAACTGTAGGAATATCCTCACTTTCTTTTTCACCTATTAAAAACTTCCCATAACAGCCCAATAATTCGTAATGTCCCTTGTTAATAGTATCTACTCTTTCCTTTTCTTCATTATGTCCAATTATATTTAATTCTTTAAAATCATCAATCAAAATTACTGTTCCATCACAGAAAATTTCAATTCTTTCTTTAGAAAATGATTCATTTCCAATAGTAGTATATACAACAGAAGCAACAGAACCATCCAAATATTTTATAGTACTTATTATGTTATTATTGTCTGCAATTTTCTGATTATTTGCAGATATCATCTCTGCATAAATCCTTTGAGGATCTCTATTTATTATCCAGCTACAAAAATCAAAAAAATGGCCACATTCTCCAATAATAGCCCCGCCACCCTCTACTGGATCATTTATCCAGTGATCACTACCCATACCTGCAGAATTTATACGATATGTGATCATTAACGGATTTATGCGGTTTTCAACTATTTTTTTAGCTTTTTGGGCAAATTTTGAGAATCTTCGATTGAAGCCCACTGTTAAATTAACATTATTTTCAGTTATAGCATTATAAACAGCCTTACATTCTTCATAACTCATTGCAATTGGTTTTTCTACGAATATATCTTTCTTATAATTAGCTGCATCTATAATTAAAGGAACATGAAGGTTATGTCGAGTAGTGATTATAATTAAATCAATGCTTTTATCCTGAATTACTTCAGTATAGTCTGTAGTGAAGTATTCTGCACCATATTGTTCGGCAATTTTTTTAGCCTTAGATCCAGTACGTGCAACAATTGCTTTCAGATTATAATCGTCCATTTTATTCATATTAGGCAAATGTAATGCTTGCGCAAAATTACCTGCTCCAATCACTGCAACATTAATCTTATTTTCAAAGTTTTTTGATTGGAGCTTAACTTTTCTCTCTGAAGGAATCTGATGCTCACAGTTGTACTTAAATAAAACCCCAATAGGCCTATCCCCTGTTTCAAATATACTATAAGCTTCAGAAGCTTTTTCAAGTGAGAATATATGATCAATTAACTTTTTTACATCAATTTTCCCTTCTGAAAGCATCTTTAAGAACTCTTGCATATTCCTATTTTCTGTCCATCTTACATATCCTACGGGATAATCAATTCCTTTCTCTTCATAAATTGGATCATATCTACCAGGACCATAAGAACTAGAAATAAAAAAATCTAACTCTTTTTCATAAAAAGGAGATCTATCAATTTCCATTCCAACATCGCCTACAACAACTACTTTTCCTTTCTTTCGGGTCATCTCCATAGCTTGTTTTACAGGTATACTACTCTTAGTTGCTGCATAAATTATTACAGAATCTGCACCTATACCTTCCGTACTTTCAATCACTTTATTAACGGCATTTGAATCCGCCAGAAAACATTTATCAGTCCCAAATTCCAGAGCCAAATTCGTTCTATTTTCAAGAGTATCGATTCCTATTACATGAGCCCCTGCAGCCTTCAGGATTTGGCAAGCTATTTGACCCAATAATCCTAAACCAATTACTACTACATTATCCCCGATCTGAATCTTAGCTCTCCTTATTCCCTGCATAGCAATGGCACCTATAGTTGTAAACGCTGCTTCATCAAAATCAACATTTAAGGGAATCTTAGTAACGAGATTTCTTGGAACGCTGATAATTTCAGCATGATTTGCATAACCTGCACCTGCGCAAGCTACCCTATCTCCAACAGACATATCATTAACACTTTTACCAACTTGTAATACTATACCACTGCTACTATAACCCAAAGGGATCACTGATGGCTGATTTTGCCCCATTACTAATTCTAACGTGTTTTTTATGCCTTCATTTCTAACTGAATCAATTCCTTTACTTATTAATTCGGGGTTTTTAAGAATTTTAGAAATAATATTTTTAGGTCCTTCATTTAAGGTACTTTTTTCTGTACCTGCACTTATCAAAGAATAATAATTACCAACTAAAACTTGATTATCACCACAAATTGGTGCAGGAATATCTGCCATTACTATATTTCCGCCATAGTTGAAAATCTGATTCATTAAATCACCTTAATAATTGCTGTAGTTTTTATATTTAAAATTATTAACAAGTTCAAATTAAATAAAATGATAATCTTGAAATTTTTAGATACATACTATCATGATTTACCTTTTAAAATTAACATATATAACTAAATAAAATTTTCTAAATAAATTATCTCCTATTTTTAACAATTTTATAAATTGTTTCTTTAATAAGAAAAGTTTCTTCATCTCTAAACTCTTTAACAGCGAAAAGTATCAAAAGATATAATATAATTCCTATTAAAATTTCGACAATTAAATGTATTATCTGAGATGTGGCAAAAAACTGATTTATAATATATAAAATTAAGCCCATAACTGCCGAAGAAAAGACAATTTTAATAAACGATTTAAATTGAAAGTCTAACTTAAGATATGAACGTGAAAACACCATAATTAGCGATAAAAGTATTAAATAAGAGATAAAAGTACTAATTGCAGCTCCTATAAATCCATAATTAGGAATAAAGATGAAATTAGTTATTATATTGAAGAAACCAGCGATCAATACTATTATAGCAATTATATGAGTCTTATTATTAAGTAATAGACCTAACTGGGCCCACCACTGTAGCCCAAGCAATAAAGCGCCGAACACTACTAATGGAATAATTATATAACCTCCATAATATGCAGGAGAAGTTATAACTTCTATTATTGGTTTAGATAATATACTTAAACCAACAGCCACTGGAAAGCCTATTAAAAGATAGTATCTCGTTAATTTACCTATATAATCCTGAGTAGGTATTTTTCCTTTAGTTTCCCATATTTTCACCAGGGCAGGATAACTTGCTAACATAAATAAATTTAGCAAAATAGTCATTGTCATTTCACTTAGTGTATAACTTGCAGAATAGATGCCTACCTGAGCACTGCCCCAGTAAAATCCCAGAACATATCTATCAAAAAAACTAAGAATCCATGCAGCCAAGTTTGTAATAGCCACTGGAAAGCCGTATTTAACCAATTTCATGAAAATAGGTCTTGAAAACCCTTTACCAAAATATTTACCTTCAAATGCATATTTATAAATGAAGGGCAATAATAAGATGAATGATATCATATAGCCCCACATAATGCCCATTATATTCATTTTAAACACTAAAATTAAAATTATGCTGAATAAAAATCCCAAAATAGATTGAAAGGATACAAAAAAGCTATAAATGCCTGAATTTTCTTTTGCAACCAATATTCTACCTGAAATAAAAAAAGCAGTTGTAAATATAAACAATGGCACTCCCGCTAGCATTAAATTATATAAATTAGAATCAATTTCATGTTGAATTATATATAAAACCAACAAAGAAATTATAGTTAGTACTGCTGCTAAAAATAAATATA
It encodes:
- a CDS encoding glycosyltransferase family 2 protein, with the translated sequence MNPKVSIVILNWNGWQDTIECLESIYQNNYHNYDVIVVDNASTNDSLNKIKEYCNGELKIESPFFEYDNSNKPILVLEPNVDINTRNKIDLSSSRKLNLIKNDENLGFAEGNNIGIRYALENLDPDYILLLNNDTVVDKNFLIEMLKVSESDDKIGITGPKIYYYDEPNRIWFARGKISWKFCRGLNIGYNEIDNGQYNKIAEMEYASGCAFLIKREVIDKIGLIDKKFFLYFEEIDWTLDASKIGYKSVFAPKGKIWHKISKSGGGIKGKVGLYYITRNRWLLMKRWANKTNFVFFIMYQAVGALVLPLFLSIYYRKTELFMAYYKGLFNGIRTILNDF
- a CDS encoding bi-domain-containing oxidoreductase → MNQIFNYGGNIVMADIPAPICGDNQVLVGNYYSLISAGTEKSTLNEGPKNIISKILKNPELISKGIDSVRNEGIKNTLELVMGQNQPSVIPLGYSSSGIVLQVGKSVNDMSVGDRVACAGAGYANHAEIISVPRNLVTKIPLNVDFDEAAFTTIGAIAMQGIRRAKIQIGDNVVVIGLGLLGQIACQILKAAGAHVIGIDTLENRTNLALEFGTDKCFLADSNAVNKVIESTEGIGADSVIIYAATKSSIPVKQAMEMTRKKGKVVVVGDVGMEIDRSPFYEKELDFFISSSYGPGRYDPIYEEKGIDYPVGYVRWTENRNMQEFLKMLSEGKIDVKKLIDHIFSLEKASEAYSIFETGDRPIGVLFKYNCEHQIPSERKVKLQSKNFENKINVAVIGAGNFAQALHLPNMNKMDDYNLKAIVARTGSKAKKIAEQYGAEYFTTDYTEVIQDKSIDLIIITTRHNLHVPLIIDAANYKKDIFVEKPIAMSYEECKAVYNAITENNVNLTVGFNRRFSKFAQKAKKIVENRINPLMITYRINSAGMGSDHWINDPVEGGGAIIGECGHFFDFCSWIINRDPQRIYAEMISANNQKIADNNNIISTIKYLDGSVASVVYTTIGNESFSKERIEIFCDGTVILIDDFKELNIIGHNEEKERVDTINKGHYELLGCYGKFLIGEKESEDIPTVEDGINATICSLKVIESLKTGKEQYWLDK
- a CDS encoding glycosyltransferase family 2 protein, with protein sequence MIDNKTNPLVSVIIPTYNRAYLIKRSIKSVLNQTYQNFEIIIVDDGSIDNTKEIIESFNENRIKYIKHKQNKGAAAARNTGIKCSKADFIAFQDSDDEWLPEKLEKEIGAFGNSTVNVGVVYSGLWYIKNNEKRYVPHLQITKKEGNVHNELLAGNFVSGLTVIRKTCFEKVGLFNESLQSLEDWELYIRISKHFCFKFIDEPLSLAYCSSDSASINYYNLTKSSELILEEHFEDFDKNNETLAVNYATIGLYAFLGREEKKSRKYLRKAIIANPFKLRYLTAFILSFFGKKSYNIFLKSLES
- a CDS encoding glycosyltransferase, which gives rise to MISIICVYNNKEILDECLLNSLENQNELYELILIDNSKIKFKSAAEALNYGGEKAKGEYIMFVHQDVSLCSSTWLNDAEKILKSLKDKAVAGIVGMSDKGVNNGERGKNTLIHGNPPEKWGWGNPIKRSEIVQTLDECLIIIPMYIFEKFKFDEITCPKWDLYVVEYCLNIKSKGLKSYVMPLAVYHKSTGAISKNYFCTLNKVLKKHSYLKQIYTTCGNWNTKYPLFLQKYTFILILQMFLNKLNARKTRMVFKRKFKHES